One Bos taurus isolate L1 Dominette 01449 registration number 42190680 breed Hereford chromosome 3, ARS-UCD2.0, whole genome shotgun sequence DNA window includes the following coding sequences:
- the SFT2D2 gene encoding vesicle transport protein SFT2B → MDKLKKVLSGQDSEDRGGLSEVVEATSLSSGTRIKGFIACFAAGILCSLLGTLLLWVPRKGLYLFAVFYTFGNIASLGSTVFLMGPMTQLKRMFEPTRLIATVLVLLCFALTLCSAFWWHNKGLALIFCILQSLALTWYSLSYIPFARDAVKKCFTVCLA, encoded by the exons ATGGACAAGCTGAAGAAGGTGCTGAGCGGGCAGGACTCTGAGGATCGGGGCGGCCTGTCTGAG gTTGTTGAGGCAACTTCATTAAGCTCGGGCACCAGAATAAAAGGCTTCATTGCCTGTTTTGCTGCAGGAATTCTCTGCTCACTTCTG GGAACTCTTTTGCTCTGGGTGCCCAGGAAGGGACTATATCTGTTCGCAGTGTTTTATACCTTTGGTAACATCGCATCTCTTGGGAg CACTGTCTTCCTCATGGGACCAATGACACAGCTGAAGCGAATGTTTGAGCCTACGCGTTTGATTGCAACTGTCTTGGTGCTG TTGTGTTTTGCACTTACCCTGTGTTCTGCCTTTTGG TGGCACAACAAAGGGCTTGCTCTCATCTTCTGCATTTTGCAGTCTCTGGCCCTGACGTG GTACAGTCTTTCCTACATACCATTTGCAAG GGACGCTGTAAAGAAGTGTTTTACTGTGTGTCTTGCATAA